One stretch of Acidimicrobiales bacterium DNA includes these proteins:
- a CDS encoding serine hydrolase domain-containing protein — protein MGFRTRLWEPPSGRRRRHDWPDSPAGGPNTGRLPLLVPPDLGPLGRRPHDRRGGRPGLPPVHRLADHGAARTGPVPARGDQGCQGDITELTKTGEPPSPDELEAVLGIQEIPATEVTDDALVGFNDPDTRAVGVPRGGGVASAADLALFYQSLLHNPDGLWDQAALADATGNVRVNLPDPVFATPAGRSLGLVVAGGDGKAAERGFGRTAGPRSFGHGGAAGQVAWADPDSGISFAYLTNGVDAHTIRVARRGVALSSLAWVCAAD, from the coding sequence GTGGGTTTCCGAACGCGCCTCTGGGAGCCGCCGAGTGGTCGTCGAAGGAGGCACGACTGGCCCGATTCGCCCGCTGGCGGACCGAATACCGGCCGGCTCCCGCTTCTGGTACCACCCGACCTCGGCCCACTCGGTCGTCGCCCACATGATCGAAGAGGCGGCCGGCCAGGACTACCGCCGGTTCATCGCCTCGCGGATCATGGAGCCGCTCGGACTGGGCCGGTTCCAGCTCGGGGTGACCAAGGATGCCAGGGGGACATAACCGAACTGACCAAGACCGGTGAGCCACCCAGTCCCGACGAGCTCGAGGCGGTGCTCGGCATACAGGAGATACCCGCCACGGAGGTAACCGACGACGCCCTCGTCGGCTTCAACGATCCGGACACCCGCGCCGTTGGCGTCCCCCGGGGCGGGGGCGTCGCGTCGGCCGCCGATCTGGCGCTCTTCTACCAGTCCCTGCTCCACAATCCCGACGGACTCTGGGACCAGGCCGCCCTGGCGGACGCCACCGGCAACGTGCGCGTGAACCTGCCCGATCCGGTCTTCGCCACGCCGGCCGGCCGGAGCCTCGGCCTGGTCGTGGCCGGTGGGGACGGAAAAGCCGCCGAGCGAGGCTTCGGCCGCACGGCGGGCCCCCGCAGCTTCGGCCACGGGGGGGCGGCCGGCCAGGTCGCCTGGGCGGATCCGGACTCGGGCATCTCGTTCGCCTACCTGACCAACGGCGTCGACGCTCACACCATCCGCGTGGCCCGGCGTGGGGTTGCCCTGTCCAGCCTCGCCTGGGTCTGCGCGGCCGACTGA
- a CDS encoding amidohydrolase family protein, giving the protein MQVEDMILVSVDDHLVEPPSMSDYFADHFPARYRDRVPRVITRDDGTDAWLIEGIQVDSFGLNAVAGRVREEWGMEPGNFSEVRPGTWDVHERVRDMNVNGVLGSMCFSSWPGLGGQYFLQSGDTELAECMIRAYNDWHIGEWCGAAPGRFIPLALSGFMLGPEFMAAEIHRVAEKGCHAISFHSDTHRFNDLPDHHGEEWYPAWQAAADTDSVLVFHFGSSPTFMPRSPFDVLIHTMPFNTGVFASELLWSKAFRAFPTVKVALAEGGIGWMPYWLERADYTYQRHHLWTGQDFGDTLPSQLWKGRVLGCFIDDYTGLRNRDLIGLGNIAWECDYPHSDCTWPTAPEDIMKSLQGAQCTDEEIHAITWQNACRFYSFDPFQHRTRDQCTVGALRATASDVDTTPRAYGKRSKGAPVGGLGR; this is encoded by the coding sequence ATGCAGGTAGAGGACATGATCCTGGTCAGCGTCGACGACCACCTGGTCGAGCCTCCATCGATGAGCGATTACTTCGCCGATCACTTCCCGGCCCGCTACCGCGACCGGGTGCCCCGAGTCATCACGCGGGATGACGGCACCGACGCCTGGCTCATCGAGGGGATCCAGGTTGACAGCTTCGGACTCAACGCCGTGGCGGGCCGGGTGCGCGAGGAGTGGGGTATGGAGCCCGGCAACTTCAGCGAGGTCCGCCCGGGCACGTGGGACGTGCACGAGCGGGTCCGCGACATGAACGTCAACGGCGTCCTGGGCTCGATGTGCTTCTCGTCCTGGCCCGGGCTCGGCGGGCAGTACTTCCTCCAGAGCGGTGACACCGAGTTGGCCGAGTGCATGATCCGCGCCTACAACGACTGGCACATCGGGGAGTGGTGCGGCGCGGCGCCCGGCCGCTTCATTCCCCTGGCCCTGTCGGGGTTCATGCTCGGACCCGAGTTCATGGCGGCGGAGATCCACCGTGTGGCGGAGAAGGGCTGTCACGCCATCTCGTTCCACTCGGACACGCACCGCTTCAACGACCTGCCCGACCACCACGGGGAAGAGTGGTACCCGGCCTGGCAGGCCGCGGCCGATACGGACAGCGTGCTGGTGTTCCACTTCGGCAGCTCGCCCACCTTCATGCCCCGGTCGCCATTCGACGTCCTCATCCACACCATGCCGTTCAACACCGGTGTGTTCGCCTCGGAGCTGCTCTGGTCCAAGGCGTTCCGGGCCTTTCCGACCGTGAAGGTGGCCCTGGCCGAGGGCGGGATCGGGTGGATGCCCTACTGGCTGGAGCGGGCCGACTACACGTACCAGCGCCACCATCTGTGGACCGGCCAGGACTTCGGGGACACGCTGCCGAGTCAGCTCTGGAAGGGACGGGTGCTCGGCTGCTTCATCGACGACTACACCGGTCTGCGCAACCGGGATCTGATCGGACTCGGGAACATCGCCTGGGAGTGTGACTACCCGCACTCCGACTGCACCTGGCCCACGGCTCCGGAGGACATCATGAAGAGCCTCCAGGGTGCCCAATGCACCGACGAGGAGATCCACGCCATCACCTGGCAGAACGCCTGCCGCTTCTACAGCTTCGATCCCTTCCAGCACCGGACTCGGGACCAGTGCACGGTAGGGGCGCTCCGGGCCACCGCCTCGGACGTGGACACCACGCCCAGGGCCTACGGGAAGAGGAGCAAGGGGGCGCCGGTCGGCGGGCTCGGGCGCTGA
- a CDS encoding iron-containing redox enzyme family protein: protein MPESLVTHPALPSPRGPVTDGLLEALVGAPGSALPPFSGRCADPLADEDLHLALYTCYELGYRGFAGVDAGWEWDPGLLSLRRSLERPFETALRQLTGPTGGVDAQRELRRLAGEEEGPSLSAFVESDGTAGNFRELCIHRSAWQLKEADPHSWAIPRLAGPAKVTLTSLQYDEYGAGDPVDMHSALFAETMRQLDLDPRYGAYLDLLPAVTLAAVNVVSMFGLHRRLLGALVGHLALFEMTSVGPMSSYSRALARLGYGPEARRYFDVHVAVDARHGEIAVEELIGRMLQDEPELAGEMVFGARALTLLESRFTGLVLGSWCAGRSSLRAIEG from the coding sequence ATGCCGGAGTCGCTCGTCACCCATCCCGCCCTACCCTCTCCCCGCGGTCCGGTTACCGACGGGTTGCTCGAGGCGCTCGTCGGTGCTCCAGGGTCGGCGCTCCCGCCGTTCAGCGGTCGGTGCGCCGATCCACTGGCGGATGAGGACCTGCACCTCGCGCTGTACACCTGCTACGAGCTGGGCTACCGCGGCTTTGCCGGGGTCGATGCCGGATGGGAGTGGGACCCGGGCCTCCTCTCGCTTCGCCGCTCGTTGGAGCGACCCTTCGAGACAGCGCTGCGCCAGCTGACCGGGCCGACCGGAGGTGTGGACGCCCAGCGCGAGCTGCGGCGCCTCGCCGGCGAGGAGGAGGGGCCATCCCTTTCGGCCTTCGTGGAGTCGGACGGCACCGCCGGGAACTTCCGGGAGCTGTGCATCCATCGCTCGGCCTGGCAGCTCAAGGAGGCCGATCCCCACAGTTGGGCCATTCCCCGGCTGGCCGGGCCGGCCAAGGTGACCCTCACCTCTCTCCAGTACGACGAGTACGGAGCCGGTGATCCCGTGGACATGCACTCGGCGCTGTTCGCCGAGACCATGCGGCAGCTGGACCTCGATCCCCGGTACGGCGCCTACCTCGACCTGCTGCCGGCGGTCACCCTGGCGGCAGTGAACGTCGTCTCGATGTTCGGGCTGCACAGACGTCTGTTGGGTGCCCTGGTGGGTCATCTGGCGCTTTTCGAGATGACCTCCGTCGGTCCGATGTCCAGCTACAGCCGGGCGTTGGCCCGGCTCGGATACGGGCCCGAGGCTCGCCGGTACTTCGACGTGCACGTGGCCGTCGACGCCAGGCACGGCGAGATCGCCGTGGAGGAACTGATCGGGCGGATGCTCCAGGACGAACCCGAGCTGGCCGGTGAGATGGTGTTCGGGGCCCGCGCCCTGACCCTGCTCGAGAGCCGGTTCACCGGCCTGGTCCTCGGGTCCTGGTGCGCCGGGCGGTCGTCGCTGCGGGCCATCGAGGGCTGA